A stretch of DNA from Agrobacterium cucumeris:
AAAGAAGACGTTAAAGGCGGGCTCGTCGAACTGAATGATATCGACACCGGCAGCCTCCAGTTCCCTCGCTTCCTCGTTGAGGATTTTGGCGAATTCCCAGGCCAGCTTTTCACGGCTTTTATAGTGGCTGTCAAAGAGTGTATCGATCATCGTCATCGGACCCGGCAGAGCCCATTTGATCGGCTGGCTGGTCTGCTGACGCAGGAACTTGGCGTCTTCGACAAAAACTGCCTTTTTGCGAGAGACGGCACCAACGACTGTCGGGACACTCGCATCATAACGATCCCGAATTCTGACCGTCTCGCGCTTCTCGAAGTCAACGCCTTCGAGGTTCTCGATGAACGTCGTGACGAAATGCTGGCGTGTTTGCTCGCCATCGCTGACAATATCGATACCTGCCTGCCGTTGATCATCGAGAGACAAACGCAGAGCGTCCTGCTTGCCGCTGATCAATTCCTCGTCCTGCAGTTTCCAGGGCGACCACAATTTCTCAGGTTCCGCAAGCCACGAGGGCTTGGGCAAGCTGCCGGCGGTTGACGTGGGCAACAGTGTTTTCATGATAGGCAACCTTGTGTGTTTGGCTCGTCAGTGAACGTGATTGGCAGACCATTGCTCAAGAACGGTCTTGTACGGTTTGATGAAATGCTCTTCAGCAAACCTTCCCTGCTCGACAGCCAGCCGGCTGCGTTCCTCGCGATCGTAGACGATGCGCGTCAGGGAATAATCCTGGTGCCGGAGATTGGGCTGATAGCAGGCCCCTGCCGCAGAATTGGCGTTGTAAATCTCCGGCCGGTAGATTTTCTGGAAAGTCTCCATCGTGCTGATGGTGCTGATAAGCTCAAGATTGGTGTAGTCATCGAGCAGATCACCGAGAAAATAAAAGGCAAAAGGTGCTACGCTGTTCGGCGGCATGAAAAATCGAACCTGCAACCCCATTTTCTGAAAGTAGTGATCGGTCGAAGACAATTCATCCTGCTGGTATTCAATACCTAATACAGGGTGCTGATTACCGGTTCGACGATATGTCCTGCTGCTGGAGGCACTCAGGCAAATGACTGGCGGTTTG
This window harbors:
- a CDS encoding methionine synthase, with the translated sequence MKTLLPTSTAGSLPKPSWLAEPEKLWSPWKLQDEELISGKQDALRLSLDDQRQAGIDIVSDGEQTRQHFVTTFIENLEGVDFEKRETVRIRDRYDASVPTVVGAVSRKKAVFVEDAKFLRQQTSQPIKWALPGPMTMIDTLFDSHYKSREKLAWEFAKILNEEARELEAAGVDIIQFDEPAFNVFFDDVNDWGVATLEKAIEGLKCETAVHICYGYGIKANTDWKKTLGSEWRQYEESFPKLQKSSIDLISLECHNSHVPIDLIELLRGKKVMVGAIDVATNTVETPEEVANTLRKALQFVDADKLYPCTNCGMAPLSRRVARGKLNALAAGAEIVRKELLV